The Flavobacterium commune genome contains a region encoding:
- a CDS encoding site-specific tyrosine recombinase: MNWNSYIKSYQSYLKIERGLSKNTVANYSFDIERLCLFLSENNIEVSPLKIAEETIQQFIYTISDQLNARSQARIISGLNSFFSYLIFEDYRADNPMELIESPKIGRKLPDTLAVEEIDALIGAIDLSSNEGERNRAMLETLYGCGLRVSELVALKISDLFFDEGFIKITGKGNKERFVPIANSTKRFILLYKDHVRVGVPVKKEHSDVLFLNRRGAQLTRAMVFTIINNLATKINLNKKISPHTFRHSFATHLLENGADLRSIQLMLGHESITTTEVYLHLDRTFLAEVLESCHPRKNM; encoded by the coding sequence ATGAACTGGAATTCTTATATCAAAAGTTATCAATCTTATCTTAAAATAGAGCGTGGTTTGTCAAAGAATACTGTTGCTAATTATTCTTTCGATATTGAACGATTGTGTTTGTTTCTCTCTGAAAACAATATTGAAGTTTCTCCTTTAAAGATTGCTGAAGAAACGATTCAACAGTTCATCTACACTATTTCCGACCAATTGAATGCGCGTTCACAGGCCAGAATTATTTCAGGATTGAATAGTTTTTTTAGTTATTTGATTTTTGAGGATTATCGTGCTGACAATCCAATGGAGTTGATTGAATCGCCTAAAATAGGACGAAAATTACCCGATACTTTAGCGGTAGAAGAAATTGATGCCTTGATAGGGGCTATTGATTTGTCTTCGAATGAAGGAGAACGCAATCGCGCTATGTTAGAAACATTATATGGTTGTGGTTTGCGGGTTTCGGAGTTGGTTGCACTCAAAATATCTGATTTGTTTTTTGATGAAGGGTTTATCAAAATTACCGGAAAAGGAAATAAAGAACGCTTTGTACCTATTGCTAATTCGACGAAAAGATTCATTCTTCTTTATAAGGATCATGTAAGGGTAGGTGTTCCTGTCAAAAAAGAGCACAGTGATGTCTTATTCTTAAATAGAAGAGGGGCGCAATTGACAAGGGCGATGGTTTTTACGATCATCAACAATTTGGCAACCAAAATTAATTTAAACAAGAAAATCAGTCCACATACATTCAGGCATTCTTTTGCGACACATCTACTGGAAAATGGTGCCGATTTGCGGTCTATTCAGTTGATGCTTGGACATGAATCAATAACTACTACTGAAGTTTATTTGCATTTGGATCGAACATTTTTAGCCGAAGTATTGGAGAGTTGCCATCCTCGAAAAAACATGTAG
- a CDS encoding outer membrane beta-barrel protein, which produces MKKTILSVAAVLAFGFVNAQETKFGLKAGVDFASMRHKFDGVKVSENETGFYAGGFADIAVSDKFHLQPELLYVSVNDINQIQIPVLAKFIVVEDLSLLAGPDFGFLLDAGEGTKTLNFGLDLGLTFDLNENFSLDGKYNLGLSNLIEGGDSDNSSKLSGFFFGLSYKF; this is translated from the coding sequence ATGAAAAAAACTATTTTATCAGTTGCTGCGGTTTTAGCATTTGGATTTGTAAATGCTCAAGAAACAAAATTTGGATTAAAAGCGGGTGTTGATTTTGCATCAATGCGTCATAAATTTGATGGAGTTAAAGTTAGTGAGAATGAAACCGGTTTTTATGCAGGTGGATTTGCAGATATTGCAGTTTCAGATAAGTTTCATTTACAGCCTGAACTATTGTATGTTTCGGTTAATGATATAAATCAGATTCAAATTCCCGTCCTGGCTAAGTTTATTGTCGTAGAAGATTTAAGTTTGTTAGCTGGTCCGGACTTTGGATTTCTTTTAGATGCTGGTGAGGGAACTAAAACTTTGAATTTTGGTTTAGACTTGGGACTTACATTTGATTTGAACGAGAATTTTTCATTAGATGGAAAGTATAACTTAGGATTGTCTAATTTAATCGAAGGAGGGGATAGCGATAATAGTTCTAAGTTAAGTGGTTTCTTTTTTGGTTTAAGTTATAAGTTTTAA
- a CDS encoding porin family protein — MKKIILSAMAVLAFTITNAQEVKFGVKVGGNVSSLNVNGGEIGDIGVLRFNSIVGVQAGGFAEIKVASNFAIQPEVLFSTEGSEFGFEGTDAKINLSYVNVPVMAKYFASEKISLQVGPQIGFLVGAKGKMGDDSTDIKDSFKSINFGVNFGLGYDINEKVLIDFRYNLGLSNIAEEEFMGGDSKMKSSAFSLALGYKF; from the coding sequence ATGAAAAAAATTATTTTGTCTGCTATGGCAGTATTAGCATTTACAATAACTAATGCGCAAGAAGTTAAATTTGGCGTTAAAGTTGGAGGTAACGTTTCTAGTTTAAATGTAAATGGAGGCGAGATTGGTGATATTGGTGTATTGAGGTTTAATTCAATTGTAGGTGTTCAAGCAGGTGGTTTTGCAGAAATTAAAGTAGCTAGCAATTTTGCTATTCAGCCAGAGGTTTTGTTTTCTACAGAAGGTTCTGAATTTGGCTTTGAAGGAACTGATGCAAAAATTAACCTTTCTTATGTTAATGTGCCAGTAATGGCTAAGTATTTTGCTTCAGAAAAAATTAGTTTACAGGTTGGTCCGCAAATTGGATTTTTAGTTGGTGCTAAAGGGAAAATGGGAGATGATAGTACTGATATTAAAGATAGTTTTAAGTCAATCAATTTTGGAGTTAATTTTGGTTTAGGATATGATATTAATGAAAAAGTTTTAATTGATTTTAGATACAATTTAGGGTTGTCCAATATTGCAGAGGAAGAATTTATGGGTGGTGATAGTAAAATGAAATCTTCTGCTTTTTCTTTGGCATTAGGTTATAAATTTTAA
- a CDS encoding porin family protein, which yields MKKVFLIAIVVLGLSTTLQAQSIRFGVKAGANFANQNGDTPPAFESKESITSYHAGLVAEVKLLDGFAIQPELLYSTQGATYKNAVEEFKNELGYLSIPVVAKIGLSKSLNLELGPQASFLLSEKDNVDLEDSKTFEFGVVGGLGLNITKNLFIQARYGLGLTEATKDADIKNSTIQLSAGIMF from the coding sequence ATGAAAAAAGTATTCTTAATTGCCATTGTAGTATTAGGTCTTAGTACAACTTTACAGGCACAAAGTATTCGTTTTGGTGTTAAAGCAGGTGCCAATTTTGCTAATCAAAATGGTGACACTCCTCCTGCTTTCGAAAGCAAAGAATCAATCACCAGTTACCACGCAGGTTTAGTAGCCGAAGTAAAATTATTAGATGGTTTTGCCATCCAACCAGAGCTTTTATACTCTACCCAGGGAGCTACTTATAAAAATGCTGTAGAAGAATTCAAAAATGAATTAGGCTATCTTTCTATTCCTGTTGTAGCAAAAATAGGTTTGAGCAAAAGTTTAAATTTAGAACTGGGTCCACAAGCATCTTTCTTACTAAGCGAAAAAGACAATGTTGATTTAGAAGATTCTAAAACATTTGAATTTGGCGTAGTAGGAGGTTTAGGACTTAATATCACTAAAAATCTATTTATTCAAGCCCGTTACGGACTTGGACTAACTGAAGCTACTAAAGACGCTGATATTAAAAACTCAACTATTCAGTTGTCAGCCGGTATCATGTTCTAA
- the aroQ gene encoding type II 3-dehydroquinate dehydratase, with protein MKISIINGPNLNLLGKREPEIYGSLTFEEYFEELKTKFPTIEFNYYQSNIEGELIDKIQEFGFSYDGIILNAGAYTHTSVGIGDAVKGISTPVVEVHISNTFSRESFRHQSYISGNAKGVVLGFGLKSYDLAIQSFL; from the coding sequence ATGAAAATTAGCATTATAAACGGCCCAAACCTAAACTTATTAGGAAAACGCGAACCTGAGATTTACGGGAGTCTAACCTTCGAAGAATATTTTGAAGAATTAAAAACGAAATTCCCAACTATAGAATTCAACTACTACCAAAGTAATATTGAAGGCGAACTAATTGATAAAATACAGGAATTTGGTTTTTCTTATGACGGAATTATCCTGAATGCCGGCGCTTACACACACACCTCTGTAGGCATTGGTGATGCTGTAAAAGGAATCAGCACTCCGGTTGTAGAAGTACATATTTCCAATACTTTTTCCAGAGAAAGTTTCAGACACCAATCCTATATTTCCGGAAACGCCAAAGGCGTAGTATTAGGATTTGGTCTGAAAAGTTATGATTTAGCAATACAATCGTTCTTGTAA
- a CDS encoding START-like domain-containing protein: protein MDSKVRYEIEFPINSSPQLLYQYISTPSGLSEWFADDVNSRGEFFTFIWNDSEEKARLASKKSGEKVKFKWIDPAGKDTDYFFELHILEDELTKDVSLMIIDFAEEDEIDEAKQLWENQISDLKHLLGSV, encoded by the coding sequence ATGGATAGTAAAGTACGTTACGAAATTGAGTTTCCTATAAATTCTTCGCCACAATTATTATATCAATATATTTCTACTCCTTCCGGTTTGTCTGAATGGTTTGCTGATGACGTGAATTCCAGAGGGGAATTTTTCACCTTCATTTGGAATGATTCTGAAGAAAAAGCAAGATTGGCATCTAAAAAATCAGGAGAAAAAGTAAAGTTCAAATGGATTGACCCAGCAGGCAAGGATACCGATTATTTTTTTGAATTACACATATTAGAGGATGAGCTGACTAAAGACGTTTCTTTGATGATTATTGATTTTGCCGAAGAAGACGAAATTGATGAAGCCAAACAATTATGGGAAAATCAAATTTCAGATTTAAAACATCTCTTAGGTTCTGTATAG
- a CDS encoding aminotransferase class IV, whose product MINFNGTIITQDSNILTQNRGFLYGDAVFETVKIVNSKVLYLEDHYFRLMASMRVVRMEIPMNFTMEYFEEQLLSLTDKLSISNSARVRITVYRNDGGYYLPTNNTISFLVHASAIETVSYSFEEKEYEVDLFKDFYITKQLLSSIKTTNRILNVTASIFANENALDNCLLLNDSKNIVEAIQGNLFMLSGNKLITPPVSEGCLNGVMRKQILKLAKTIAEIEIVEEVISPFELQKADELFITNVIKGIQPITKYRKKTFGVNFSKEILTKLNEEIAAVV is encoded by the coding sequence ATGATTAATTTCAACGGAACTATAATAACTCAAGATTCAAATATATTAACACAAAACCGCGGTTTTTTATACGGAGATGCCGTTTTTGAAACGGTTAAAATTGTGAATTCAAAAGTACTTTACTTAGAAGATCATTATTTCAGATTAATGGCTTCGATGCGTGTGGTGCGAATGGAAATTCCAATGAATTTCACCATGGAATATTTCGAAGAACAATTACTTTCATTAACTGATAAATTATCGATTTCTAATTCCGCGAGAGTCCGAATTACAGTTTACAGAAACGATGGTGGTTACTATCTACCTACAAACAATACAATCTCTTTTTTAGTTCATGCTTCAGCAATTGAAACTGTGTCTTATTCTTTCGAGGAAAAAGAATATGAAGTGGATTTGTTTAAGGATTTTTACATTACAAAACAGTTATTATCTTCAATTAAAACTACAAACAGAATCCTGAATGTCACAGCAAGTATTTTTGCAAATGAAAACGCTTTAGATAATTGTCTGTTGCTAAATGACAGTAAAAACATAGTGGAAGCTATTCAGGGAAATCTTTTTATGTTGTCAGGAAATAAACTGATTACTCCTCCGGTTTCTGAAGGCTGTCTGAATGGTGTAATGCGTAAACAAATTTTAAAATTAGCAAAAACTATTGCAGAGATTGAAATAGTAGAAGAAGTGATTTCTCCGTTTGAACTTCAAAAAGCCGATGAATTGTTTATTACTAATGTTATAAAAGGAATCCAGCCTATTACAAAATATCGAAAAAAGACTTTTGGCGTGAATTTTTCTAAAGAAATACTAACTAAGCTAAACGAAGAAATAGCCGCTGTAGTTTAG
- a CDS encoding YqgE/AlgH family protein, whose amino-acid sequence MISEKLIKGQLLIAEPSIIGDSSFNRSVILLADHDKDGSVGFIINKPLKYTINDLIPEINSRLKIYNGGPVEQDNLYFIHNVPNLIPNSIEISNGIYWGGDFESTKELLNSGRINKNNIRFFLGYTGWSESQLQSEMDANSWIIVSNTYKNKIIGKSAAHFWKEQIIELGGDYLIWSNSPENPYLN is encoded by the coding sequence ATGATTTCAGAAAAATTAATAAAAGGACAATTACTTATTGCTGAGCCTTCTATCATTGGAGACTCATCATTTAATCGATCTGTGATTTTATTAGCCGATCATGACAAAGATGGGTCGGTTGGTTTTATCATCAACAAACCATTAAAATACACTATAAACGATTTAATTCCTGAGATAAATTCGCGTTTAAAAATTTATAATGGCGGTCCTGTCGAGCAAGATAATCTTTATTTTATTCACAATGTCCCTAATTTAATTCCTAATAGCATCGAAATCTCTAACGGAATATACTGGGGCGGCGATTTTGAATCGACCAAAGAACTCCTTAACAGCGGACGAATCAACAAAAACAATATTCGTTTTTTCTTAGGTTATACCGGTTGGTCCGAAAGTCAGTTGCAATCAGAGATGGATGCTAATTCCTGGATTATTGTTTCCAATACCTATAAAAATAAAATTATAGGTAAATCAGCTGCTCATTTTTGGAAAGAACAAATTATTGAATTAGGCGGAGATTATTTAATATGGTCTAATTCACCTGAAAATCCGTATCTGAACTAA